A genomic region of Propionispora vibrioides contains the following coding sequences:
- a CDS encoding PTS galactitol transporter subunit IIC, with protein MFLETLKAIFDTFGAPVFVPVIIFIISKILKVDTKKSFFSALYAGVGLQGFTLLLNAFTPIITPVVKKMVESTGIQLPVFDVGWQATALVAFSTEAGMVFLGIGLVVQTVLFLSKWTSVFQPGDLWNNYSYMVWGSMVYLVTKNMMLALGCMILLNMYSLLIAELMAKRWSTYYKYPNCTIIAMHNIEAAIFTVVFDPLLNMFGLNKVKLSPQELQKKLGFFGEPVSLGLLLGIFIGIMGNFKNLGTLAAWGQVAVMGIATSSIMAIFPRVAGLFAQAFLPITEAARKSIKKDAKARQWFLGVNDATGYGEPATLISGIILIPIMVFLAIALPGNQVLPVVDLLALPFMVQGIVPLVNGNIFKVLITGAIWFSAGLYMCTYTAPLFTEICSTVGVHLPVGALLITSFNILGKPLMGLVFLAFLSQSPLLIGLAIAVYLVLYFLFRKNKEAVYNYLDRNAMKNTAEEENGAVQA; from the coding sequence ATGTTTCTTGAAACACTAAAAGCCATTTTTGATACCTTTGGTGCTCCGGTATTTGTCCCGGTCATTATCTTCATCATTTCCAAGATTCTTAAGGTAGACACCAAGAAATCCTTTTTTTCCGCATTGTATGCCGGCGTCGGCCTGCAGGGCTTTACCCTGCTGTTAAATGCCTTTACACCGATTATTACACCGGTGGTTAAAAAAATGGTAGAAAGCACGGGTATTCAGCTGCCGGTGTTTGATGTAGGCTGGCAGGCTACCGCACTGGTCGCCTTTTCCACCGAAGCCGGCATGGTCTTCCTCGGCATCGGTCTGGTCGTACAGACAGTGCTGTTCCTGAGCAAATGGACTTCGGTGTTCCAGCCCGGTGATTTGTGGAATAACTATTCCTACATGGTTTGGGGTTCCATGGTTTATCTGGTTACGAAAAATATGATGCTGGCTTTGGGCTGCATGATACTACTCAATATGTACAGCTTGCTGATTGCCGAACTGATGGCTAAACGCTGGTCGACTTATTACAAATATCCCAATTGTACCATTATTGCCATGCATAACATTGAAGCTGCCATTTTTACCGTGGTATTTGACCCGCTTTTGAATATGTTCGGTTTAAACAAGGTAAAACTGAGTCCTCAGGAATTGCAGAAGAAATTGGGCTTTTTCGGTGAACCGGTTTCACTGGGCCTGCTGTTGGGTATATTCATCGGCATCATGGGTAACTTCAAAAACTTGGGCACCCTGGCAGCCTGGGGACAGGTAGCCGTCATGGGTATTGCCACCAGCTCAATTATGGCAATCTTCCCGCGGGTAGCCGGTTTGTTTGCCCAGGCTTTCCTGCCAATCACCGAAGCGGCCAGAAAATCCATCAAGAAGGATGCCAAGGCGCGGCAATGGTTCCTGGGGGTTAACGATGCCACCGGCTACGGCGAACCGGCCACCTTAATTTCCGGTATTATTCTCATTCCGATTATGGTCTTTTTGGCGATTGCCCTTCCTGGCAATCAGGTGCTGCCGGTTGTTGACTTATTGGCACTGCCGTTTATGGTGCAGGGGATTGTACCGCTGGTTAACGGCAATATCTTCAAGGTACTGATTACCGGTGCCATCTGGTTTAGTGCCGGGCTGTACATGTGCACCTATACGGCACCGCTGTTTACCGAAATATGCTCGACCGTGGGCGTGCATCTGCCGGTAGGCGCCCTGCTGATCACCAGCTTTAATATTTTAGGCAAACCGCTGATGGGTTTGGTCTTCCTGGCTTTCCTCAGCCAGTCGCCGCTCCTGATCGGTCTGGCCATTGCCGTCTATCTGGTGTTGTACTTCCTGTTCCGCAAGAATAAGGAAGCCGTATACAATTACCTGGATCGGAACGCAATGAAAAACACGGCTGAAGAAGAGAATGGTGCCGTACAGGCATAG
- the araD gene encoding L-ribulose-5-phosphate 4-epimerase — MLEQLKEEVLAANLALPVHGLVKFTWGNVSGIDRERGMVVIKPSGVEYEKMTAQDLVVLDLAGHQVEGKLRPSSDTPTHLVLYRAYPHLGGIVHTHSTWATIWAQSGQSLPALGTTHADHFYGKVPCTRALTEQEIDGDYEVETGNVIVETFKTLDINSIPGVLVRNHGPFAWGKDAQDAVHNAVILEEICHMAYHTVRLNNTAGSIQQCLLDKHYLRKHGSGAYYGQS; from the coding sequence ATGCTGGAACAGTTAAAAGAAGAAGTGCTGGCTGCCAACCTGGCGCTGCCGGTTCATGGTCTGGTTAAATTTACCTGGGGCAATGTCAGCGGCATCGACCGTGAACGGGGAATGGTTGTCATTAAACCCAGTGGCGTGGAATATGAAAAAATGACCGCCCAGGATCTGGTGGTATTGGACCTGGCAGGCCATCAGGTGGAAGGAAAGTTAAGACCTTCTTCCGATACGCCGACACATTTGGTGCTATACCGGGCCTATCCTCACTTAGGAGGCATTGTCCATACCCACTCCACCTGGGCTACGATCTGGGCCCAGTCAGGCCAGAGCCTGCCGGCGCTCGGCACTACCCATGCCGATCATTTTTACGGCAAGGTGCCTTGCACCCGGGCATTAACCGAACAGGAAATTGACGGTGATTATGAAGTGGAAACTGGCAATGTAATTGTCGAGACGTTCAAAACACTGGATATTAACAGCATTCCCGGCGTATTGGTACGCAACCACGGGCCTTTTGCCTGGGGCAAGGATGCGCAGGATGCGGTGCACAATGCCGTCATTTTGGAGGAAATCTGCCATATGGCCTATCATACGGTGCGGTTAAACAATACAGCCGGCTCTATTCAGCAGTGCCTGCTGGATAAGCATTACTTGCGCAAGCATGGCAGCGGGGCGTATTATGGACAGTCTTAG
- a CDS encoding PTS sugar transporter subunit IIB: MAIKKRIYICCGTGIATSTVIARKLNEVLKQYKITADVSQCKLTEVASRVRAVKPDLVISATQIPGGMENVPVLLGRAFLTGVNKQQLIEDVVAILEK, translated from the coding sequence ATGGCGATCAAAAAAAGAATTTATATTTGCTGTGGAACAGGCATTGCCACTTCGACAGTTATTGCAAGAAAACTTAATGAGGTGCTGAAACAATACAAAATTACGGCTGATGTCAGTCAGTGCAAGCTGACGGAAGTTGCCTCGCGCGTGCGGGCCGTTAAGCCGGATTTGGTTATTAGTGCCACGCAGATTCCCGGCGGCATGGAGAATGTACCGGTTTTACTTGGACGAGCCTTTCTTACCGGAGTTAATAAGCAGCAGCTTATTGAGGACGTTGTTGCCATTTTGGAAAAATAA
- a CDS encoding PTS sugar transporter subunit IIA: MDFTQLLRQELMIVPLRVNSREEALEKLADRLWQQGYVKNSYLAAVKKREISFPTGLSTGNINVAIPHTDVEHVLQAAMAVGVLDRPVLFSSMENPQQTIAVSLIFMLALKEAHEQPVFLQKVAGILENERLLQSLVLQTDTDDAYRLLFAVFS; this comes from the coding sequence GTGGATTTTACTCAGCTACTTAGGCAAGAACTGATGATTGTGCCGCTTCGGGTCAATAGCCGAGAAGAAGCATTGGAAAAGCTGGCCGACCGGCTGTGGCAGCAGGGGTATGTAAAGAATTCGTATTTGGCGGCGGTAAAAAAACGGGAAATTAGTTTTCCAACCGGGCTGTCGACAGGAAATATCAATGTGGCCATTCCGCATACCGATGTGGAGCATGTATTGCAGGCCGCGATGGCAGTGGGCGTGCTGGACAGACCGGTCTTATTTTCCAGTATGGAAAACCCTCAGCAAACAATTGCAGTATCATTGATCTTTATGCTGGCGCTGAAAGAAGCTCATGAACAGCCGGTGTTCTTGCAAAAGGTTGCTGGTATTTTGGAAAATGAAAGGTTGCTGCAAAGTTTAGTTTTGCAAACTGACACAGATGATGCGTACCGTTTGTTGTTTGCTGTGTTTTCGTAA
- a CDS encoding PTS galactitol transporter subunit IIC — translation MELILGVFTYVIGLGVTVMMPIIITILGLIFRKDFSVAFRAGLTVGMGFVGLKTITGLLLYTISPINQGLVERLGFKLTAVDVGWSFGSSIAWGTEVVPFVFLAIIATNVVMVFLGWTRTMDIDIWNFWHPLFIASGLYVTTGSMLLAVVSAVINMAIIFKVADWTQRDCEEVLGLEGISLPHIQTSAWALVGYPLNWVLDQIPLIKDINWTTEGVQEKLGLFGEPMIMGLSIGLTLAWAAGFDFAQTVQTGVVIAGCLVLMPRMVSLLMDGLIVIAEAAQEFMESRFQGHKIYIGLDSSVAIGHPFVMAMGLLMIPVVMGLAFVLPGNITLPLADLSVLSFFMVYAIVPSKGNLFRGIVIGVVISIILLYVSSYAAPVMTQLAGQLKIAVPPGTMQITSLALGAQWYTWLVYAVLNWLGGGG, via the coding sequence ATGGAGCTTATCCTAGGGGTTTTTACCTATGTTATCGGCTTAGGCGTGACGGTCATGATGCCGATTATTATTACGATCTTGGGTCTTATCTTTCGTAAAGATTTTTCCGTAGCTTTTAGGGCCGGTCTTACCGTTGGCATGGGCTTTGTCGGTCTTAAAACCATCACCGGTTTGCTGCTGTATACCATCAGTCCGATTAACCAGGGACTGGTGGAGCGGCTGGGGTTCAAACTGACGGCGGTCGATGTGGGCTGGAGCTTCGGCTCTTCTATTGCCTGGGGGACAGAGGTGGTGCCTTTCGTATTTTTGGCCATCATAGCCACCAATGTGGTGATGGTATTTTTGGGCTGGACCAGGACAATGGATATTGATATCTGGAATTTCTGGCATCCTTTATTCATTGCCAGTGGCCTGTATGTGACGACAGGGAGCATGCTGCTTGCCGTCGTTAGTGCAGTAATTAATATGGCTATTATTTTTAAGGTGGCCGACTGGACGCAGAGGGATTGCGAAGAGGTGCTGGGACTGGAAGGAATCTCGCTGCCCCATATCCAAACTTCTGCCTGGGCCCTGGTAGGTTACCCGCTGAACTGGGTCCTGGATCAAATTCCACTGATAAAAGATATTAACTGGACAACCGAGGGTGTTCAGGAAAAGCTCGGACTCTTTGGTGAACCGATGATCATGGGGTTGAGCATTGGTTTGACACTGGCCTGGGCGGCCGGGTTTGACTTTGCTCAGACCGTCCAGACCGGTGTCGTCATTGCCGGTTGTCTGGTGTTGATGCCCCGGATGGTATCGTTGCTCATGGACGGACTGATCGTGATTGCCGAGGCGGCTCAGGAATTTATGGAAAGCCGGTTTCAAGGGCACAAAATCTATATTGGATTGGATTCGTCGGTGGCGATCGGTCATCCCTTTGTTATGGCTATGGGACTCTTGATGATTCCGGTTGTCATGGGACTGGCGTTTGTTCTGCCGGGCAATATCACACTGCCGCTGGCTGATCTGTCGGTTTTGAGCTTTTTCATGGTTTATGCCATCGTTCCCTCAAAGGGTAATTTGTTCCGGGGGATTGTGATCGGTGTGGTCATTTCCATTATTCTTTTGTATGTTTCCAGCTATGCTGCTCCGGTCATGACCCAGTTAGCCGGTCAGTTGAAAATTGCCGTGCCGCCGGGCACTATGCAGATCACCTCACTGGCCCTGGGGGCTCAGTGGTATACCTGGCTGGTATATGCCGTCTTGAACTGGCTTGGTGGGGGAGGCTGA
- a CDS encoding PTS sugar transporter subunit IIA translates to MSIERYCNQDLILFSTLSVREDILSYMAACLLRHGYTKESYREAVLARERVYPTGLGGETIGIAIPHTDIVHVIKPAICLCILKDPVEFGLMGGDDAETVRVSVVFMLALREPEKQLEVLQMVITMLEQEHYLKSLLQCCSAEEALAILVQASR, encoded by the coding sequence ATGTCCATTGAGAGGTACTGCAATCAGGATTTGATTTTATTTTCAACGTTGTCCGTAAGGGAGGACATACTAAGCTATATGGCGGCATGCTTATTACGGCACGGTTATACGAAGGAGAGTTACCGGGAGGCTGTTTTAGCACGGGAAAGGGTGTATCCTACCGGACTTGGCGGCGAAACGATCGGAATTGCCATTCCACATACAGATATTGTTCATGTGATTAAACCGGCGATTTGTCTTTGCATATTGAAAGATCCTGTGGAATTCGGGCTAATGGGAGGCGATGATGCGGAAACGGTGCGGGTGTCGGTTGTTTTTATGCTGGCGCTGAGGGAACCGGAAAAACAATTGGAGGTGCTGCAAATGGTTATTACCATGCTGGAGCAGGAGCATTACCTGAAATCTCTGCTGCAGTGCTGTTCGGCAGAGGAGGCTTTGGCTATCCTGGTACAGGCAAGCCGTTAA
- a CDS encoding PTS sugar transporter subunit IIB, whose amino-acid sequence MRSFNVLSVCGSGTVTSSMIAEKLKDAMEERGIKITATEAKPTEAMNLAQGGRFDFITHTSPLPDGDYGIPTISAFGFLTGFGEDEFLEEVMSVIEGLEAKK is encoded by the coding sequence ATGAGAAGCTTTAATGTATTGTCGGTATGTGGCTCGGGGACAGTGACTTCCTCGATGATTGCCGAAAAGCTGAAGGATGCGATGGAGGAACGGGGGATCAAAATCACCGCGACCGAGGCTAAGCCGACGGAAGCGATGAATCTGGCCCAGGGAGGGAGGTTTGATTTTATTACCCACACTAGTCCCTTGCCGGACGGCGATTACGGTATTCCGACCATCAGCGCATTTGGTTTTCTTACCGGGTTTGGCGAAGATGAATTTTTGGAAGAGGTGATGAGCGTTATTGAAGGTCTGGAAGCAAAAAAATAA
- a CDS encoding galactitol-1-phosphate 5-dehydrogenase, translating into MMQKTMKAAVLYGLRDIRCETVPVPDIGREDVLVKVKYAGICGSDIPRAMVSGARRYPLILGHEFCGEVAAVGEAVDGYRPGDRVAVAPLIPCGNCEHCREGHYGLCEHYNIIGTGSDGAFAEYTKVPFRHLLRLPDQLDYATAAGIEPATIGYHGVAKGGIQAGDTVAVLGCGPIGQLTLQWAKLFGAATVIAVDIFPEKLELAKSLGADILINSRECDPVQRIRELTGGGAQVVLETAGSKITQEQAVLVARKQGRVVFLGISHSDLPLQEKTIEAILRGEISLQGSWNSYSAPYPGKAWTATLEFMSQGKLQFAPMISHRIKLEELAHYLAAIADRTISFNKILVEI; encoded by the coding sequence ATGATGCAAAAGACGATGAAAGCGGCGGTACTCTACGGCTTGCGGGATATCCGCTGCGAAACGGTGCCTGTGCCGGACATCGGCCGGGAGGATGTACTGGTAAAAGTAAAGTATGCCGGGATTTGCGGCTCCGATATACCGCGGGCTATGGTTAGCGGCGCCCGGCGCTATCCTTTGATTCTGGGGCATGAGTTTTGCGGGGAAGTTGCTGCCGTAGGTGAGGCGGTTGATGGCTACCGTCCGGGTGACCGGGTAGCAGTGGCTCCCTTGATTCCCTGTGGGAATTGTGAGCATTGCCGGGAGGGTCATTACGGCCTGTGCGAGCATTATAATATCATCGGCACCGGCAGTGACGGAGCGTTTGCCGAATATACCAAGGTGCCATTTCGGCATCTGCTGCGACTGCCGGATCAACTGGATTATGCAACGGCAGCCGGCATTGAACCGGCTACCATCGGCTATCACGGGGTAGCCAAAGGTGGGATTCAGGCCGGCGATACCGTGGCAGTACTGGGCTGTGGCCCGATCGGCCAACTGACGCTGCAATGGGCCAAACTGTTTGGTGCCGCCACCGTCATTGCCGTGGACATTTTCCCGGAAAAGTTGGAACTGGCTAAGTCGTTAGGCGCCGATATTCTGATTAATTCCCGTGAGTGTGATCCGGTGCAGCGAATTAGGGAGCTTACCGGCGGCGGCGCCCAGGTGGTACTGGAAACAGCAGGCAGCAAAATCACCCAGGAGCAGGCTGTGCTGGTCGCCCGGAAGCAGGGACGAGTGGTATTTTTGGGGATTTCTCACAGTGACCTGCCCTTGCAGGAGAAGACGATCGAGGCCATTCTGCGGGGAGAAATTTCCCTGCAAGGTTCCTGGAATTCCTATTCGGCACCCTATCCCGGCAAAGCCTGGACGGCGACCCTGGAGTTTATGTCCCAGGGAAAACTGCAGTTTGCGCCGATGATTTCCCACCGGATCAAGCTGGAAGAATTGGCTCATTATCTGGCAGCCATTGCGGACCGCACCATTTCCTTCAACAAAATTCTTGTGGAAATATAA
- a CDS encoding class II aldolase/adducin family protein: MLLENLRKEVLTAALQLIRYGLVTLTGGNVSGRDEQTGYIAITPSGMDYEQLSPSDIVIIDGAGNMVDGKWKASVDTKDHLYIYRQRPDIRGIIHTHSPYACSFAMLHREIPCCSTTLANEVGGSVPVARYTPVAEAAIGPAVMEVLGDKNACLLANHGVIAVGHSVRHALVAAVMLEDGAKVYHLASLKGAPVQLPPEEIEKARNVFLYTYGQNS, encoded by the coding sequence ATGTTGCTTGAGAATTTGCGCAAAGAGGTTCTGACTGCGGCTTTGCAGCTTATCCGTTACGGTTTGGTAACGCTTACAGGGGGGAATGTCAGCGGCAGGGATGAACAAACCGGATATATCGCTATCACTCCCAGTGGAATGGATTATGAGCAGTTGAGCCCGTCCGATATTGTGATTATTGATGGGGCGGGAAATATGGTGGACGGGAAGTGGAAGGCTTCCGTGGATACCAAGGATCATCTTTATATCTACCGGCAGCGTCCGGATATTCGGGGAATCATCCACACGCATTCGCCATATGCCTGCAGCTTTGCCATGCTGCATCGTGAAATCCCCTGCTGCAGCACGACGCTGGCCAATGAGGTGGGGGGCAGTGTACCTGTAGCCAGATATACGCCGGTGGCCGAAGCCGCAATCGGTCCGGCCGTTATGGAAGTGCTTGGTGATAAGAATGCCTGTCTGTTGGCCAATCATGGCGTCATTGCCGTTGGCCATTCAGTCCGTCATGCGCTGGTGGCCGCCGTTATGCTGGAGGATGGCGCCAAGGTATATCACCTGGCCAGTTTGAAGGGAGCGCCGGTGCAGTTGCCGCCGGAAGAAATAGAAAAAGCCAGAAATGTTTTTCTCTATACGTACGGGCAAAACTCATAA
- a CDS encoding PTS sugar transporter subunit IIB, whose protein sequence is MAGEKRILVACGAGVCTSTMAINKLRDALDKRGKLKMVKISQCKIAEISSMAAAHDLVVATTQVSAKIPIPVVTGTAFLTGVGIDRVVEEIIGYLKI, encoded by the coding sequence ATGGCTGGTGAAAAAAGAATTCTGGTTGCCTGCGGGGCAGGCGTATGTACATCCACTATGGCGATTAACAAGCTGAGAGACGCGCTGGACAAAAGAGGCAAGCTCAAAATGGTGAAGATCAGTCAGTGCAAAATTGCTGAAATTTCATCGATGGCGGCGGCACATGATTTGGTTGTTGCCACGACGCAGGTATCGGCTAAGATTCCGATTCCGGTCGTTACGGGGACCGCTTTCTTAACAGGAGTTGGAATAGACCGCGTTGTGGAAGAGATCATCGGGTATTTGAAAATTTAA
- a CDS encoding PTS galactitol transporter subunit IIC gives MEIINYIVSLGASVMMPIIITILGVCLGAKLSRAIRSGLTVGVGFIGLNLVIGLLTSTLGPASHTMVERLGLHLTVIDVGWPAAAAIAFASTVGAIIIPIGLAVNVILLLTKQTRTIDVDIWDYWHFAFTGALVTAATDSIFWGGFAAVVNMIIVFYLADWTAPGVEEYNKLPGVSLPHGFSAAYVPIAIVINKAIDMIPGIRNIKADPETLQERFGIFGEPIIIGSVLGLIIGVLAGYDVKTILTVGITMGGCLVLIPKMAAMLMEGLLPISDSAQEFIQKRFKNAGKIYIGLDSAVAIGHPACMAAALVLVPITIILAAVLPGNRVLPFADLAVLPFMLAMVVPVTRGNVFRTFIVGLVMVVVGLLIATDMAPLHTQLAINANFKMPSGATQIASICDGANPLTWLILQITGLKAVGVAVLVAIIGVMAVINKKITKRRDAVEDLQA, from the coding sequence ATGGAAATTATCAATTACATTGTCAGTCTCGGTGCCAGCGTGATGATGCCGATCATTATCACTATATTGGGAGTGTGTCTGGGAGCCAAATTGAGCCGGGCCATCCGTTCCGGCCTGACGGTTGGTGTAGGGTTTATCGGACTGAATTTAGTCATCGGATTGTTGACAAGTACGCTGGGGCCGGCGTCGCATACTATGGTGGAACGTTTGGGCTTGCACCTGACTGTTATTGATGTAGGTTGGCCAGCGGCTGCGGCTATTGCGTTCGCCTCGACGGTGGGAGCCATTATTATTCCGATCGGCTTGGCAGTTAATGTGATTTTACTGCTTACCAAGCAAACCAGAACGATTGATGTGGATATTTGGGATTACTGGCATTTTGCTTTTACCGGTGCTTTGGTTACCGCAGCAACCGACAGTATTTTCTGGGGAGGCTTTGCGGCGGTTGTCAACATGATCATCGTATTCTACTTGGCCGATTGGACGGCGCCGGGAGTGGAAGAATACAACAAATTACCCGGCGTTTCCTTGCCGCATGGTTTTTCAGCGGCCTATGTACCGATTGCCATTGTGATTAACAAGGCGATTGATATGATTCCGGGGATTAGAAATATCAAGGCTGATCCGGAAACTTTGCAGGAACGGTTTGGGATTTTTGGGGAACCGATTATTATCGGCAGCGTATTGGGACTAATTATCGGCGTTCTAGCCGGCTATGATGTTAAGACGATATTAACGGTAGGTATCACCATGGGGGGCTGCCTGGTTTTGATTCCCAAAATGGCAGCCATGCTGATGGAAGGCTTGTTGCCTATATCTGATTCGGCTCAGGAATTTATTCAAAAACGGTTCAAAAATGCCGGAAAAATTTACATCGGTTTGGATTCGGCCGTGGCCATCGGTCACCCGGCTTGCATGGCTGCCGCCTTGGTGCTGGTGCCAATCACCATCATTCTGGCAGCCGTGCTGCCCGGCAACCGCGTACTGCCGTTTGCCGATCTGGCTGTACTGCCCTTTATGCTGGCCATGGTAGTTCCTGTCACGCGGGGCAATGTATTCAGAACCTTTATTGTCGGGTTGGTCATGGTGGTCGTGGGTTTGCTGATTGCTACCGATATGGCACCACTGCATACCCAACTGGCTATCAACGCTAATTTCAAAATGCCGAGCGGTGCTACCCAGATTGCCTCCATTTGTGACGGAGCCAATCCGTTAACCTGGCTAATATTGCAGATAACGGGTCTTAAAGCGGTAGGCGTAGCCGTATTGGTTGCCATTATCGGCGTTATGGCTGTGATCAATAAAAAGATTACGAAACGGCGGGATGCCGTGGAAGATTTGCAGGCTTGA